Proteins encoded within one genomic window of Amycolatopsis sp. 2-15:
- a CDS encoding nucleotide exchange factor GrpE codes for MAWFRDRGTEPADGELGTTTDTSASNTDVDVVAAPGDLERALADRQALIQLCLYALDRARSGGVVQRLEHGLADIGVTALRPDGERFDPSCHEAGGAIPTDDPALDGVVAETEVIGFAEGERLLRAPVVTVYAKRAQ; via the coding sequence GTGGCCTGGTTCCGCGACCGCGGCACGGAACCCGCCGACGGTGAGCTCGGAACCACCACCGACACGTCCGCGTCGAACACGGATGTGGACGTCGTAGCTGCCCCCGGTGATCTCGAACGCGCGCTGGCCGATCGTCAGGCGCTCATCCAGCTCTGCCTCTACGCGCTCGACCGCGCCCGCAGCGGCGGCGTGGTCCAGCGGCTCGAACACGGCCTTGCCGACATCGGTGTCACCGCGCTGCGCCCCGACGGCGAGCGCTTCGACCCCTCGTGCCACGAGGCCGGCGGCGCGATCCCCACCGACGACCCGGCGCTCGACGGCGTGGTCGCCGAGACCGAGGTGATCGGGTTCGCCGAGGGCGAGCGGCTGCTGCGCGCGCCCGTCGTCACCGTCTACGCGAAGCGAGCCCAGTGA
- a CDS encoding dynamin family protein, translating to MTSPSLPAQVQAAREQLLAVVRDADPQAAKWVDDVRRARAAKPSVVVVGETNRGKSTLVNALLATPGLSPVDADVATATYLVFEHAQQWGAQACYPGQLAPVPIQLGELVNWVSAAHELPPGQIPPRYVEVSGPVPLLERVTLVDTPGVGGLDSLHGELAREAAASATALVFVLDASAPFTSTELQFLRDVADRVETVLFVLAKTDAYRGWREILEADRQLLAQHAPRFADAVFHPVSARVFETAAKAPNEQVAAMLREKSGIAAVQVALQEMLVGRSMMLAEANTLRALSSALAGIKAKLQAESRALSAGEAEAEQLRERRDHLQAERRSSTRGWQLKLRGEIQRTRVEVGHESSREMRDAQTHFRQRIDSAKRDELAALPQQVDLALQTTSQRVSMLLSQRLNHVTNVALSELFSPEELDVIRAQFARAGGPPVVLRPPDKKPPTAEDKLLVFMGISGGVGAGKIAALPLAGVAILNPVVLPATIIIGLGAGWWMARTRKHAADKQHMKQWLVEAIADARSTLDQLVAEQLIEAEQQLSMALDEALSRRIEAIEAELKDVDRTIKMGAQERAKNIAIVSKRLKEATDGHARAESLLGRIRTLRDRG from the coding sequence GTGACCTCTCCCAGCCTTCCCGCCCAGGTCCAGGCCGCGCGTGAGCAGCTGCTCGCCGTGGTCCGCGACGCCGACCCGCAGGCCGCCAAGTGGGTGGACGACGTGCGGCGGGCGCGCGCGGCGAAACCGTCGGTCGTGGTCGTCGGCGAGACCAACCGGGGCAAGAGCACCCTGGTCAACGCGCTGCTCGCGACCCCGGGACTGTCCCCTGTGGACGCCGACGTCGCCACGGCCACGTACCTCGTCTTCGAGCACGCGCAGCAGTGGGGCGCGCAGGCCTGTTACCCCGGGCAGCTCGCGCCTGTGCCGATCCAGCTGGGCGAGCTGGTCAACTGGGTCTCGGCCGCCCACGAGCTGCCGCCCGGCCAGATCCCGCCGCGCTACGTCGAGGTCTCCGGCCCGGTGCCGCTGCTGGAGCGCGTGACGCTCGTCGACACCCCGGGCGTCGGCGGCCTCGACTCGCTGCACGGCGAACTGGCCCGCGAGGCGGCGGCGAGCGCGACGGCGCTGGTGTTCGTGCTCGACGCGTCGGCACCGTTCACCTCCACCGAGCTGCAGTTCCTCCGCGACGTGGCCGACCGCGTCGAAACGGTGCTCTTCGTGCTGGCCAAGACCGACGCGTACCGCGGCTGGCGCGAGATCCTCGAGGCCGACCGCCAGCTGCTGGCTCAGCACGCGCCGCGCTTCGCCGATGCCGTGTTCCACCCCGTCTCGGCCCGCGTGTTCGAGACGGCCGCGAAAGCGCCGAACGAGCAGGTCGCGGCCATGCTGCGCGAGAAGTCGGGCATCGCGGCCGTGCAGGTCGCGCTGCAGGAAATGCTCGTCGGCCGCTCGATGATGCTGGCCGAGGCCAACACCCTGCGCGCGTTGTCGAGCGCGCTGGCCGGGATCAAGGCGAAACTGCAGGCCGAGAGCCGGGCGCTCTCGGCGGGTGAGGCCGAGGCGGAACAGCTGCGCGAACGCCGGGACCACCTGCAGGCCGAACGCCGTTCGTCCACCCGCGGCTGGCAGCTCAAGCTGCGCGGCGAGATCCAGCGCACCCGCGTGGAGGTCGGCCACGAGAGCAGCCGCGAAATGCGCGACGCCCAGACCCACTTCCGCCAGCGCATCGACTCGGCGAAGCGAGACGAGCTGGCCGCGCTGCCGCAGCAGGTGGACCTCGCGTTGCAGACGACGTCGCAGCGGGTCTCGATGCTGCTTTCGCAACGGCTGAACCACGTGACCAACGTGGCGCTGTCCGAGCTGTTCTCCCCCGAGGAGCTCGACGTGATCCGCGCGCAGTTCGCGCGGGCCGGCGGGCCGCCCGTGGTGCTGCGGCCGCCGGACAAGAAGCCGCCGACGGCCGAGGACAAGCTGCTGGTGTTCATGGGCATCTCGGGTGGGGTCGGCGCGGGCAAGATCGCCGCGTTGCCGCTGGCCGGCGTCGCGATCCTGAACCCGGTGGTGCTGCCGGCCACGATCATCATCGGCCTCGGCGCCGGCTGGTGGATGGCCCGCACGCGCAAGCACGCCGCCGACAAGCAGCACATGAAGCAGTGGCTGGTCGAGGCCATCGCCGACGCGCGCTCCACGCTCGACCAGCTCGTGGCCGAGCAGCTCATCGAAGCCGAGCAGCAGCTGTCGATGGCGCTCGACGAGGCGCTGAGCCGCCGCATCGAGGCGATCGAAGCCGAGCTCAAGGACGTGGACCGCACGATCAAGATGGGCGCGCAGGAGCGGGCGAAGAACATCGCGATCGTTTCGAAGCGCCTGAAGGAGGCCACCGACGGCCACGCGAGGGCGGAATCGCTGCTCGGGCGCATCCGAACGCTGCGTGACCGGGGTTGA
- a CDS encoding ABC transporter ATP-binding protein, protein MIDARGLGVKAGDLWLLDDLDFSVDPGECAVLVGPNGVGKSTLLRCLYGMQEPQRGRVHIDGEKPDERSVAFRRKVSVLFDDSDFFAELTPMQHLELLAGSFGVDLGDFDALLADAGLADRARVTAGHFSAGQRRRLLLLGVTARPHKVLLLDEPERALDTAGKDWLVDLIKRSTSSGAAVVVATHHQPLLDAADSVLELW, encoded by the coding sequence ATCATCGACGCCCGCGGCCTCGGCGTGAAGGCCGGCGACCTGTGGCTGCTCGACGACCTGGACTTCTCCGTCGACCCCGGTGAGTGCGCCGTGCTCGTCGGCCCCAACGGCGTCGGCAAGTCCACCCTGCTCCGCTGTCTGTACGGCATGCAGGAACCCCAGCGCGGCCGCGTCCACATCGACGGCGAGAAGCCCGACGAACGCAGCGTCGCCTTCCGCCGCAAGGTCTCCGTGCTGTTCGACGACTCCGACTTCTTCGCGGAGCTCACGCCGATGCAGCACCTGGAACTCCTGGCCGGCTCCTTCGGTGTCGATCTGGGCGACTTCGACGCACTGCTCGCCGACGCCGGCCTCGCCGACCGCGCGCGCGTCACCGCCGGCCACTTCTCCGCCGGCCAGCGCCGCCGCCTCCTGCTCCTCGGCGTCACGGCCCGCCCGCACAAGGTCCTGCTCCTCGACGAACCCGAACGTGCCCTCGACACCGCGGGCAAGGACTGGCTCGTGGACCTCATCAAACGCTCCACCTCCTCCGGCGCCGCCGTCGTGGTCGCCACCCACCACCAACCCCTCCTCGACGCGGCCGACAGCGTCCTCGAACTGTGGTGA
- a CDS encoding dynamin family protein, with product MSVANLCHRLASQVSPRTAAGFAEVQRRLAAPLQVAVAGRIKSGKSTLVNALIGRRVAPTDVGECTRLVTRFQYGTVDRVEVVFTDGTKQVLPFAADGSIPAELGVDIKKVSHLEAYLTNAVLQGMTVIDTPGLGSLDAASVSRTEQLLGAAQDDTGSDNLDDTSRNAVAGAEAVLYVVTQGVRADDQQALAAFTAATASREAGPVNAIAVLNKADTIVAETVEGSGGDIWLAAKLLAEKQASTLKPRVADVLPVIGLIAESAESGGFTSADADVLHQLADLDDDVLETMLISADIFTSWECDVPAGVRLRLLEKLDLYGVRRAVDAIRAEPAITAGALRRVLLDASGLDAVRQRLAIVFAARADGIKAAAALASVTALAHASGDPGERQRVHDAIEVLLAKPEAHQLRLLEALTLVASGAVDMPEDLAEEVLRVGSNADLGAQLGLPGAARPELAAHALERAGWWRSFASFGATPAQSRVAHVVHRAYFLIWQQIRMP from the coding sequence ATGTCGGTCGCCAACTTGTGCCACCGGCTCGCCTCGCAGGTCTCGCCGCGCACGGCCGCCGGGTTCGCCGAAGTGCAGCGCCGGCTCGCAGCGCCGCTGCAGGTGGCCGTGGCCGGGCGGATCAAGTCGGGCAAGTCCACTCTGGTCAACGCGTTGATCGGCCGCCGGGTCGCGCCCACCGATGTCGGTGAGTGCACGCGCCTGGTCACGCGCTTCCAGTACGGCACGGTCGACCGCGTCGAGGTCGTGTTCACCGACGGCACCAAGCAGGTGCTGCCGTTCGCCGCCGACGGGTCGATCCCGGCCGAGCTGGGTGTGGACATCAAGAAGGTCTCGCACCTCGAGGCGTACCTGACCAACGCGGTGCTGCAGGGCATGACCGTGATCGACACCCCGGGGCTGGGCTCGCTCGACGCCGCGTCCGTCTCGCGCACGGAACAGCTGCTGGGTGCCGCACAGGACGACACCGGTTCGGACAACCTCGACGACACCTCCCGCAACGCCGTCGCCGGCGCGGAAGCCGTGCTCTACGTGGTGACGCAGGGCGTGCGGGCCGACGACCAGCAGGCGCTCGCCGCGTTCACCGCCGCTACCGCGAGCCGTGAGGCGGGCCCGGTGAACGCGATCGCGGTGCTGAACAAGGCGGACACGATCGTCGCGGAGACGGTCGAGGGTTCGGGCGGCGACATCTGGCTGGCGGCGAAGCTGCTGGCGGAAAAGCAGGCGAGCACGCTCAAGCCGCGCGTCGCCGACGTGCTGCCGGTGATCGGCCTGATCGCCGAGTCCGCCGAGTCGGGCGGCTTCACCTCGGCCGACGCCGACGTGCTGCACCAGCTCGCCGACCTCGACGACGACGTCCTCGAGACCATGCTGATCTCGGCCGACATCTTCACCAGCTGGGAGTGCGACGTCCCCGCCGGCGTCCGGTTGCGGCTGCTGGAGAAGCTCGACCTCTACGGCGTCCGCCGCGCCGTCGACGCGATCCGCGCCGAACCGGCCATCACCGCCGGCGCGCTGCGGCGGGTGCTGCTCGACGCGTCGGGCCTCGACGCGGTGCGCCAGCGCCTGGCCATCGTGTTCGCCGCGCGCGCCGACGGCATCAAGGCCGCCGCGGCGCTCGCGTCAGTGACCGCGCTGGCCCACGCTTCGGGCGATCCCGGCGAACGCCAGCGCGTGCACGACGCGATCGAAGTCCTGCTCGCCAAACCGGAGGCGCACCAGCTGCGGCTGCTGGAAGCGTTGACGCTGGTGGCCTCCGGAGCCGTCGACATGCCGGAGGACCTCGCCGAAGAGGTGCTGCGCGTCGGCAGCAACGCCGACCTCGGTGCGCAGCTCGGCCTCCCCGGTGCCGCCCGGCCGGAACTGGCCGCCCACGCCCTCGAACGCGCGGGCTGGTGGCGCTCCTTTGCCTCATTCGGCGCAACGCCGGCGCAGAGCCGCGTGGCGCACGTGGTCCACCGGGCCTATTTCCTGATCTGGCAACAGATCCGCATGCCCTAG
- the mctP gene encoding monocarboxylate uptake permease MctP, which translates to MTIQWVQLTIFIILFALVTVLGFVASRWKAGANLDHLDEWGLGGRKFGAWITWFLLGGDLYTAYTFVAVPALVFSAGALGMYALPYTIVVYPIVLLPALRMWSVSRSRGYVTPADFVRGRFGSPTLAFLIAVTGIVATMPYIALQLVGLEAVLRTMGINGSGIVGHLPLLVAFLILALYTYQSGLRAPALIAFVKDILIYIVIIVAIVYLPSKLGGWDHIFNQAATTLAKPNPATGKPAGSILLTSANQLQYATLALGSALALFLYPHSLTSVLASRGRNVIKRNMVALPAYSLVLGLLALLGYVAISAGVKPLTNNATGKPDGNTIVPLLFDSQFAHWFAGIAFAAIGIGALVPAAIMSIAAANLWTRNIYKEYIRKNATPKQEAKQAKLASLIVKLGAVLVIILIDPQFSIDLQLIGGVLILQTLPAVALALYTRWLHKAGLIAGWVVGMGWGLIMLYGIPNPANGKLHFGGSALAMGNLSIFGWHPLSGTGLATVQIYPGFVALIANVLVAVIVSAIAHAAKWNPGVDETQPEDYHADEHDKNLRPIGVH; encoded by the coding sequence ATGACCATCCAGTGGGTCCAGCTGACCATCTTCATCATCCTCTTCGCGCTCGTCACCGTGCTCGGGTTCGTCGCGTCGCGCTGGAAGGCCGGCGCGAACCTCGACCACCTCGACGAGTGGGGCCTCGGCGGCCGCAAGTTCGGCGCGTGGATCACGTGGTTCCTGCTCGGCGGTGACCTCTACACGGCGTACACGTTCGTCGCCGTGCCCGCGCTGGTGTTCAGCGCCGGCGCGCTCGGCATGTACGCGCTGCCCTACACGATCGTCGTCTACCCGATCGTGCTGCTGCCGGCGCTGCGCATGTGGTCCGTCAGCCGCTCGCGCGGCTACGTGACGCCGGCCGACTTCGTGCGCGGCCGCTTCGGTTCGCCGACGCTCGCGTTCCTCATCGCCGTCACCGGCATCGTCGCGACCATGCCGTACATCGCGCTGCAGCTGGTGGGCCTCGAGGCCGTGCTGCGCACGATGGGCATCAACGGCTCCGGCATCGTCGGGCACCTGCCGCTGCTGGTCGCGTTCCTGATCCTGGCGCTGTACACGTACCAGTCGGGTCTGCGCGCGCCCGCACTGATCGCGTTCGTCAAGGACATCCTGATCTACATCGTGATCATCGTGGCGATCGTGTACCTGCCTTCGAAGCTCGGCGGCTGGGACCACATCTTCAACCAGGCGGCCACCACGCTCGCGAAGCCGAACCCGGCCACGGGCAAGCCGGCGGGCTCGATCTTGCTGACATCGGCCAACCAGCTGCAGTACGCCACGCTGGCCCTGGGCTCGGCGCTCGCGCTGTTCCTCTACCCGCACTCGCTCACGAGCGTGCTCGCCTCGCGCGGCCGCAACGTGATCAAGCGCAACATGGTCGCCCTGCCCGCGTATTCGCTGGTGCTCGGCCTGCTGGCGCTGCTCGGGTACGTCGCCATCAGCGCCGGCGTGAAGCCGCTGACCAACAACGCCACCGGCAAGCCCGACGGCAACACCATCGTCCCGCTGCTGTTCGACTCGCAGTTCGCGCACTGGTTCGCCGGCATCGCGTTCGCCGCGATCGGCATCGGCGCGCTGGTGCCGGCCGCGATCATGTCGATCGCCGCGGCGAACCTGTGGACGCGCAACATCTACAAGGAGTACATCCGCAAGAACGCGACGCCCAAGCAGGAAGCCAAGCAGGCCAAGCTCGCGTCGCTGATCGTGAAGCTCGGCGCGGTGCTGGTGATCATCCTGATCGACCCGCAGTTCTCCATCGACCTGCAGCTCATCGGCGGCGTGCTGATCCTGCAGACGCTGCCGGCCGTCGCGCTCGCGCTGTACACGCGGTGGCTGCACAAGGCCGGCCTCATCGCCGGCTGGGTCGTGGGCATGGGCTGGGGTCTGATCATGCTGTACGGAATCCCCAACCCCGCCAACGGAAAGCTGCACTTCGGCGGCTCGGCGCTCGCGATGGGCAACCTGTCGATCTTCGGCTGGCACCCGTTGTCGGGCACCGGCCTGGCGACGGTGCAGATCTACCCGGGCTTCGTGGCGCTGATCGCCAACGTGCTGGTCGCCGTGATCGTCTCGGCCATCGCGCACGCGGCGAAGTGGAACCCCGGCGTCGACGAGACCCAGCCGGAGGACTACCACGCGGACGAGCACGACAAGAACCTGCGGCCGATCGGCGTGCACTGA
- a CDS encoding DUF6297 family protein gives MPGRKRFGGIFSGDSATFVLIFGVGFLFTAFFRTDAWHRVLFGPSPVDYPAVLGLVTLCCAVGWRSLLRRGFVWTEPAELTWLDFARVDRRRVVASRLAGGLTGFVIVVAYLAGLMLAVGGSSLDLWRAALALVVSSAVLVFATARRTALRVDTAGPVLLAVLGIVIAGADLGPIAVQYAGGGILLCAVALSFGGEPVTRAGRAILLDGWNARVLRSVAVTFLDPMMMLPEATASGRWSLGRPTPLRLAVAGIAGRSRYAGMLLLVALAVAVGHVAVPTLPGSVLVGLGGYVALTPFGAGLGVLWRNPGRRRWLGSTDSELVVAHGVVLTVVAVVWSALLAAALAALGTSVDALSWVTVALAVLSVLRTVTRKPVDYSSAGFVDTPAGPLPANLARQLFRGPDLLVLGIAALALLG, from the coding sequence GTGCCCGGCCGGAAGCGCTTCGGTGGGATCTTCAGCGGCGACAGCGCCACCTTCGTCCTGATCTTCGGTGTCGGCTTCCTCTTCACCGCGTTCTTCCGCACCGACGCGTGGCACCGAGTCCTTTTCGGACCGTCCCCTGTGGACTACCCCGCCGTGCTCGGCCTGGTCACGCTCTGCTGCGCGGTCGGCTGGCGAAGCCTGCTCAGGCGGGGCTTCGTCTGGACCGAACCGGCCGAACTCACCTGGCTGGACTTCGCCCGCGTAGACCGCCGCCGCGTGGTGGCGAGCCGGCTGGCGGGCGGGCTGACGGGTTTCGTGATCGTCGTCGCCTACCTCGCCGGGCTGATGCTGGCCGTGGGCGGCAGCTCGCTGGACCTGTGGCGCGCGGCGCTCGCCCTGGTCGTGAGCAGTGCGGTCCTCGTGTTCGCCACCGCGCGGCGCACGGCGTTGCGCGTCGACACCGCCGGGCCGGTGCTGCTGGCCGTGCTGGGCATCGTGATCGCGGGCGCGGACCTCGGGCCCATCGCGGTGCAGTACGCGGGCGGCGGCATCCTGTTGTGCGCCGTCGCGTTGTCGTTCGGCGGCGAGCCGGTCACCCGCGCGGGCCGCGCGATCCTGCTGGACGGCTGGAACGCGCGCGTGCTGCGCTCGGTCGCCGTCACGTTCCTCGACCCGATGATGATGCTGCCCGAGGCCACGGCGTCGGGCCGGTGGTCGCTGGGCCGGCCGACGCCACTCAGGCTGGCCGTCGCGGGCATCGCCGGGCGTTCGCGCTACGCGGGGATGCTGCTGCTCGTCGCGCTCGCCGTCGCGGTGGGGCACGTGGCTGTGCCGACGCTGCCGGGCTCGGTGCTCGTCGGCCTCGGGGGTTACGTCGCGCTGACCCCGTTCGGCGCCGGCCTCGGCGTGCTGTGGCGCAACCCTGGTCGCCGGCGTTGGCTCGGCTCCACGGATTCCGAGCTCGTCGTCGCCCACGGTGTGGTGCTCACCGTCGTCGCCGTCGTGTGGTCGGCGTTGCTCGCGGCCGCGCTCGCGGCGCTCGGCACGTCCGTCGACGCGCTGTCGTGGGTGACCGTCGCACTGGCTGTGCTGTCGGTGTTGCGCACGGTCACACGCAAGCCCGTCGACTACAGCAGCGCCGGATTCGTCGACACCCCAGCCGGTCCGCTGCCCGCCAACCTCGCCCGCCAGCTCTTCCGCGGACCCGACCTCCTGGTGCTCGGAATCGCGGCCCTCGCACTGCTCGGCTGA
- a CDS encoding EndoU domain-containing protein: protein MGGGHAPGTGRRATSEFPSGWSDEQIIAVIKDVANDPSEPRTRQYNGRWRCVGERYGVQVVVLVDPEGFVHTGYPVAGDGVTRNPDTARDPANPTVADRAENRISYFTDSLLDLLSDRLPPEDLAHYRTLQWAGEWEELTDTLAAHITIADVPLNPDETSDLEKLLNSFDLPVRACAFINDRDHILAKLRA from the coding sequence GTGGGCGGTGGACACGCTCCGGGCACCGGCCGCCGGGCAACCAGCGAGTTCCCATCCGGCTGGAGCGACGAGCAGATCATCGCGGTCATCAAGGACGTCGCCAACGATCCGAGCGAACCCCGCACCCGGCAGTACAACGGCCGCTGGCGCTGCGTCGGCGAACGCTACGGCGTGCAGGTCGTGGTGCTGGTCGACCCGGAAGGCTTTGTCCACACGGGATACCCCGTCGCCGGCGACGGCGTGACCCGCAACCCGGACACCGCGCGCGACCCCGCGAACCCCACGGTGGCCGACCGCGCCGAGAATCGCATCAGCTACTTCACCGACAGCCTGCTCGACCTGCTGTCCGACCGCCTCCCGCCCGAGGACCTGGCCCACTACCGCACGCTGCAGTGGGCCGGCGAATGGGAAGAGCTCACCGACACCCTCGCCGCCCACATCACCATCGCCGACGTGCCGCTCAACCCGGACGAGACCTCGGACCTCGAGAAGCTCCTGAACTCCTTCGACCTCCCGGTGCGCGCGTGCGCGTTCATCAACGACCGGGACCACATCCTGGCGAAGCTGCGCGCCTAA
- a CDS encoding helix-turn-helix domain-containing protein encodes MVRVPLTDEERSRGERLGVALRAARASRSMVDVAAEAGISVETLRKIETGRIPTPAFFTVAAIADAVGVPLDVLRTACEDPEADPAFKMSQAS; translated from the coding sequence ATGGTTCGGGTGCCGTTGACGGACGAAGAGCGCTCCCGCGGTGAGCGCCTCGGGGTGGCGCTGCGCGCGGCCCGCGCGAGCCGCAGCATGGTCGACGTCGCGGCGGAAGCCGGGATCTCGGTGGAAACGCTGCGGAAGATCGAGACCGGGCGCATCCCGACGCCGGCGTTCTTCACGGTCGCGGCGATCGCCGACGCGGTGGGGGTGCCGCTGGACGTGCTGCGGACGGCGTGCGAGGACCCCGAAGCGGACCCGGCGTTCAAGATGTCCCAGGCCAGTTAG
- a CDS encoding DUF3311 domain-containing protein, producing MSTTKPDGRVRGFQFSPWNLLLIVPLLILVTPLFNFDGPRLFGMPFFYWFQLVFVAAGVLCTGIVYWATRKEPTTDEPDKLSVDDLDEGESR from the coding sequence ATGTCCACAACAAAACCGGACGGGCGGGTGCGCGGGTTCCAGTTCAGCCCGTGGAACCTGTTGCTGATCGTCCCGCTGTTGATCCTGGTCACGCCGTTGTTCAACTTCGACGGTCCCCGGCTCTTCGGAATGCCGTTCTTCTACTGGTTCCAGCTCGTGTTCGTCGCCGCCGGCGTGCTGTGCACCGGCATCGTCTACTGGGCGACCCGCAAGGAGCCGACCACCGACGAGCCGGACAAGCTGAGCGTGGACGACCTCGACGAGGGTGAGAGCCGATGA
- a CDS encoding phosphoenolpyruvate carboxykinase (GTP) has translation MTAVAIPGLDNAPTTHSGVLSWVREVAELTTPDRVVWVDGSDEEAAKINDELVEAGTFVKLKAKPNSYWATSDPGDVARVEDRTFICSQREEDAGPTNHWVAPAEMKATMTELYRGCMRGRTMYVIPFCMGPLSDENPKLGLEITDFAYVVASMRVMTRAGKAALDKFINPDGTERDFVPALHSVGAPLEPGQQDVAWPCNDTKYISHFPEERAIWSYGSGYGGNSLLGKKCYSLRIASVMARDEGWLAEHMLILKLISPEDKVHYVAAAFPSACGKTNLAMLQPTIPGWRAETLGDDIAWMRFGEDGRLYAVNPEFGFFGVAPGTDWHTNPNAMRTIEKGNTVFTNVALTDDGDIWWEGMENTPEHATSWKHQDWTPASEEKAAHPNSRYCTPMSQCPILAPEWDDPQGVPISAILFGGRRKTTVPLVNEARDWQHGVFMGATMSSETTAAAAGAVGNVRRDPMAMLPFLGYHAGDYFKHWLTLGKNADANKLPKIFYVNWFRRGDDGRFLWPGFGENSRVLKWVLERVEGKGNAVETPIGFVPRAEDLDTEGLTEPAADIEAALAVDPEEWRAELPLIEEWFEKIGEVPTSLRDELDALAQRLS, from the coding sequence ATGACCGCAGTCGCCATCCCCGGACTGGACAATGCGCCGACGACGCACAGTGGCGTGCTGTCCTGGGTCCGGGAGGTCGCCGAGCTGACCACCCCGGACCGCGTGGTGTGGGTCGACGGGTCCGACGAAGAGGCCGCGAAGATCAACGACGAGCTGGTCGAGGCCGGGACCTTCGTGAAGCTGAAGGCCAAGCCGAACTCCTACTGGGCCACTTCCGACCCGGGCGACGTCGCTCGTGTCGAGGATCGGACCTTCATCTGCTCGCAGCGTGAGGAGGACGCCGGCCCCACGAACCACTGGGTCGCGCCCGCCGAGATGAAGGCCACGATGACCGAGCTGTACCGCGGGTGCATGCGGGGCCGCACGATGTACGTCATCCCGTTCTGCATGGGTCCGCTCTCCGACGAGAACCCCAAGCTGGGTCTGGAAATCACCGACTTCGCCTACGTCGTGGCATCGATGCGCGTGATGACCCGCGCGGGCAAGGCGGCGCTGGACAAGTTCATCAACCCCGACGGCACCGAGCGCGACTTCGTGCCGGCGCTGCACTCCGTGGGCGCGCCGCTCGAGCCGGGCCAGCAGGACGTCGCCTGGCCCTGCAACGACACCAAGTACATCTCGCACTTCCCCGAGGAGCGCGCGATCTGGAGCTACGGCTCGGGTTACGGCGGCAACTCCTTGCTGGGCAAGAAGTGCTACTCGCTGCGCATCGCCTCGGTCATGGCGCGCGACGAGGGCTGGCTCGCCGAGCACATGCTGATCCTCAAGCTGATCTCGCCGGAGGACAAGGTCCACTACGTCGCGGCGGCGTTCCCGAGCGCCTGCGGCAAGACCAACCTCGCGATGCTGCAGCCGACCATCCCGGGCTGGCGCGCCGAGACCCTCGGCGACGACATCGCGTGGATGCGCTTCGGTGAAGACGGCCGTCTCTACGCCGTGAACCCGGAGTTCGGCTTCTTCGGCGTCGCGCCGGGCACCGACTGGCACACCAACCCGAACGCCATGCGCACCATCGAGAAGGGCAACACGGTCTTCACGAACGTCGCCCTGACCGACGACGGTGACATCTGGTGGGAGGGCATGGAGAACACGCCCGAGCACGCCACGTCGTGGAAGCACCAGGACTGGACGCCGGCGTCCGAGGAGAAGGCCGCGCACCCGAACTCGCGCTACTGCACGCCGATGTCGCAGTGCCCGATCCTCGCGCCGGAGTGGGACGACCCGCAGGGCGTGCCGATCTCGGCCATCCTGTTCGGCGGCCGTCGCAAGACCACGGTGCCGCTGGTGAACGAGGCTCGCGACTGGCAGCACGGCGTGTTCATGGGCGCCACGATGTCGTCGGAGACCACGGCGGCCGCGGCCGGCGCGGTGGGCAACGTGCGCCGCGACCCGATGGCGATGCTGCCGTTCCTCGGCTACCACGCGGGTGACTACTTCAAGCACTGGCTGACGCTGGGCAAGAACGCCGACGCCAACAAGCTGCCGAAGATCTTCTACGTCAACTGGTTCCGCCGCGGCGACGACGGCCGTTTCCTGTGGCCGGGCTTCGGCGAGAACTCGCGCGTGCTCAAGTGGGTGCTCGAGCGCGTCGAGGGCAAGGGCAACGCCGTGGAGACGCCGATCGGCTTCGTGCCGCGCGCCGAGGACCTCGACACCGAGGGCCTCACCGAGCCGGCTGCCGACATCGAGGCCGCGCTGGCTGTGGACCCCGAGGAGTGGCGCGCGGAGCTGCCGCTGATCGAGGAGTGGTTCGAGAAGATCGGCGAGGTCCCCACCTCGCTGCGTGACGAGCTCGACGCGCTGGCCCAGCGCCTCAGCTGA